A section of the Bacillus pumilus genome encodes:
- a CDS encoding DUF6861 domain-containing protein, whose amino-acid sequence MARDIVVDPDQLTGLANDVVGELSAIETKHRDLHSELDGLILGCDPRYRSCFSGVGDAWGAGQALISKLSSDDIAIRHAKDKMVEADDILRKLYSIYDQYGTLTSLAGIVMMQAKYYGLGMTTFIKENGRYAAQHSKLLLDLTSRVEGTRFDRLARIWLSNKELLKRSNWSMADLVHKKFTKFYPDDTVAFTNSVRDFTKGSINWKDTAAIKSVLKNGSRFAKGNAIIATVVTGATETVGCGLKIAENYAEFGDQPEVLKRENAKAVGNAVNNTVFIAGGSVAGAVVGGALGSFAGPIGTVVGGAIGSAVGGFIGEKVAKLTSGFAEQVAVKLKDPIHAVVDKGRQAFELAGQGVKAVNDTIDQANQVIHKGIEKTKETADSLIKGAGDFFKGAFSFG is encoded by the coding sequence ATGGCACGTGACATAGTGGTTGATCCAGATCAGCTGACAGGGCTGGCGAATGATGTTGTAGGCGAACTGTCTGCCATAGAAACGAAGCACCGCGATTTACATAGTGAACTGGATGGTCTCATTTTAGGCTGTGATCCTCGGTATAGAAGCTGTTTTTCCGGCGTCGGGGATGCATGGGGAGCAGGACAAGCATTGATCAGTAAATTGAGCAGTGATGATATTGCGATTCGTCATGCAAAAGATAAAATGGTCGAAGCAGATGATATTTTACGGAAATTGTACAGTATCTATGATCAATATGGAACACTCACGAGCTTAGCTGGTATTGTGATGATGCAGGCGAAATACTACGGGCTTGGGATGACGACCTTCATTAAAGAAAATGGCCGTTATGCAGCGCAGCATTCAAAGCTACTGCTTGATTTGACGAGCCGGGTAGAAGGAACGAGATTTGACCGACTAGCAAGGATTTGGCTAAGCAATAAAGAATTATTAAAACGATCAAATTGGTCGATGGCTGATTTGGTCCATAAGAAATTCACAAAATTTTATCCTGACGATACAGTTGCATTTACGAATAGTGTCCGTGATTTTACAAAAGGAAGTATCAATTGGAAGGACACGGCTGCGATCAAGTCTGTTTTGAAAAATGGATCAAGATTTGCCAAAGGAAATGCCATCATTGCAACGGTAGTCACTGGTGCAACGGAAACGGTCGGCTGTGGTTTGAAAATTGCAGAGAACTATGCAGAATTCGGTGATCAGCCAGAAGTCCTGAAGCGTGAAAATGCGAAGGCTGTTGGAAATGCAGTGAACAATACGGTCTTTATCGCTGGCGGGTCTGTCGCAGGTGCCGTTGTCGGAGGAGCTCTTGGAAGCTTCGCAGGACCGATTGGAACTGTCGTTGGAGGAGCCATTGGTTCCGCAGTCGGTGGTTTTATAGGAGAAAAAGTTGCCAAGCTGACATCAGGATTTGCTGAGCAGGTTGCAGTGAAATTAAAGGACCCAATTCATGCAGTCGTGGATAAAGGGAGGCAAGCATTCGAGCTTGCGGGTCAAGGTGTGAAAGCAGTCAATGACACCATTGATCAGGCAAATCAGGTGATACATAAAGGGATAGAAAAAACAAAAGAAACCGCAGATTCGCTCATAAAAGGTGCAGGCGATTTCTTTAAGGGTGCATTTTCTTTTGGATAA
- a CDS encoding WXG100 family type VII secretion target: MDSSQTLALAQKFQEAAEEIRQSKQLLENRLKAVVSGWQGEARNKFDQSFEETTARYDQFEKDLLETSQELRDAAVKIEERKAEIARMEELERKRREERRERNREGR; encoded by the coding sequence TTGGATTCTAGTCAAACGCTGGCACTCGCTCAAAAGTTTCAGGAAGCAGCTGAGGAGATTCGGCAGTCAAAGCAGTTGCTGGAGAATCGGCTCAAGGCAGTAGTATCAGGCTGGCAAGGAGAAGCAAGGAATAAATTTGATCAAAGCTTTGAAGAAACAACAGCACGCTATGATCAATTTGAAAAGGACTTGCTTGAAACAAGTCAGGAACTGCGCGATGCAGCGGTCAAAATCGAGGAACGGAAAGCTGAAATAGCCAGAATGGAAGAGCTTGAGCGAAAGAGACGAGAAGAACGGAGAGAAAGAAACCGAGAAGGGAGATGA
- a CDS encoding four-carbon acid sugar kinase family protein yields MKKSTDILNALPKADSKIIQAAYEQALNSFHHKVIVLDDDPTGIQTVHGVSVFTDWSEESIEAGFLEDSRMFFILTNSRSMTEKETIAVHETIASTIVKVAERLDQDFIIVSRGDSTLRGHFPLETEVLRTTIEQQSSRQFDGEILLPFFQEGGRLTINNIHYVQEGQELIPAGNTEFAQDRTFGFQSSHLGEWIEEKSDGSFTKENTTYISLDDLRALRMNQIKNQLLSVTDFKKVVVNAVDYDDVKVFVTALIEAIQAGKQLMFRSAAALTKVLGGIGDRALLTRHDLIQEQSPHGGLIMIGSHVKKTTDQLKALQQNKEVAFIEFNTHLVLKPEAFQQEIDRVIQQTEALLASGQSVAVYTRRERLDLGNDRQEEELKLSVKISDAVTSIVQRLTIRPKYLIAKGGITSSDIGTRGLHVKRATVAGQIKPGIPVWQTGEDSKFPFMSYVIFPGNVGSRNTLKEAVDILEG; encoded by the coding sequence ATGAAGAAAAGCACTGACATACTGAATGCTCTTCCGAAAGCGGATTCAAAAATCATTCAAGCAGCATACGAACAAGCACTGAACAGCTTTCATCATAAAGTCATTGTATTAGATGATGATCCAACAGGGATTCAAACCGTACATGGCGTCTCTGTTTTCACCGATTGGTCAGAAGAAAGCATCGAAGCTGGTTTTCTTGAAGACAGCCGCATGTTTTTTATTTTGACCAATTCTCGCAGTATGACTGAGAAGGAAACGATCGCTGTACACGAAACAATCGCTTCAACAATTGTAAAGGTAGCGGAACGGCTTGATCAGGATTTCATCATTGTCAGCCGAGGAGATTCCACTCTTCGTGGACACTTCCCGCTGGAAACAGAAGTACTCAGAACCACGATTGAACAGCAAAGCTCCCGCCAATTCGATGGAGAAATCCTTCTTCCTTTTTTCCAAGAAGGTGGACGCTTGACGATCAACAATATTCATTACGTCCAAGAAGGACAAGAATTAATTCCTGCTGGTAACACAGAATTTGCACAAGATCGCACATTCGGCTTTCAGTCATCTCATCTCGGAGAATGGATTGAAGAAAAGTCAGACGGATCTTTCACGAAAGAGAACACCACTTACATTTCGTTAGATGATCTACGGGCTTTACGAATGAATCAAATAAAAAATCAGCTCTTGAGTGTGACTGATTTTAAAAAAGTGGTTGTAAACGCTGTGGACTATGATGATGTCAAAGTCTTTGTCACTGCTCTCATAGAAGCCATTCAAGCAGGAAAGCAACTTATGTTCAGAAGTGCAGCGGCACTTACAAAAGTTCTTGGCGGTATAGGGGATCGTGCCTTATTAACAAGACATGACTTGATACAAGAACAAAGCCCACACGGTGGTCTCATTATGATTGGTTCTCATGTGAAGAAGACAACAGATCAATTAAAAGCGCTTCAACAAAATAAAGAGGTAGCTTTTATCGAATTCAATACACACCTCGTGCTGAAGCCTGAAGCATTTCAACAAGAAATTGACCGTGTGATTCAGCAAACTGAAGCATTATTAGCATCTGGTCAATCTGTTGCAGTTTATACAAGAAGAGAACGGCTTGACCTTGGGAATGATCGTCAGGAGGAAGAATTAAAGCTCTCTGTAAAAATTAGTGATGCTGTGACAAGCATTGTCCAGCGTCTTACAATTCGCCCTAAGTATCTCATTGCCAAAGGTGGCATTACCTCCAGTGATATTGGAACTAGAGGACTTCACGTGAAACGCGCAACCGTAGCAGGGCAGATCAAACCAGGCATTCCCGTTTGGCAAACAGGTGAAGATAGTAAATTCCCTTTCATGTCTTATGTGATTTTCCCGGGAAATGTTGGTTCAAGGAATACGTTAAAAGAAGCTGTAGACATACTTGAAGGATAA
- the pepT gene encoding peptidase T: protein MKEEMIQRFTSYVKVDTQSDADKESCPSTEGQLNLARQLVEEMKSIGIQEVTMDENGYVMGTIPSNTDKDVPTIGFLAHIDTATDFTGKNVKPQLHENYQGGDITLNEDLHIVLSPTQFPNLQKYQGHTLITTDGTTLLGADNKAGIAEIMTAMHYLIEHPEIKHGKIRVAFTPDEEIGRGPHKFDVEAFGASYAYTIDGGPLGELQYESFNAAGAKVSIKGNNVHPGTAKDKMVSAAKIGMLFHNKLPSDESPEYTEGYEGFFHLTKFVGEVEEAELQYIIRDFDKDKFNDRKALFEKIASDLKAIYGENSINLKIQDQYYNMREKIEPVKHIVDIAHEAMENRSVTPVIEPIRGGTDGSQLSYKGLPTPNIFTGGENFHGKYEFISVENMVKATEVIVEIARLFEEKA, encoded by the coding sequence ATGAAAGAAGAAATGATTCAGCGATTCACAAGTTATGTGAAGGTAGATACACAGTCGGATGCAGATAAGGAAAGTTGCCCATCAACTGAAGGACAGTTGAACTTAGCTAGACAACTAGTTGAAGAAATGAAATCCATCGGGATTCAAGAAGTAACAATGGATGAAAACGGATATGTCATGGGGACGATCCCGTCTAACACAGACAAAGACGTGCCGACTATTGGCTTCCTGGCTCACATCGACACAGCGACTGACTTCACCGGAAAAAATGTAAAACCGCAGCTTCATGAAAACTATCAAGGCGGCGACATCACCTTAAATGAAGATTTACATATCGTTTTATCTCCAACACAGTTTCCAAATTTACAAAAGTATCAAGGACATACGCTAATCACAACAGATGGCACAACCTTACTTGGTGCGGATAACAAAGCAGGTATCGCAGAAATTATGACCGCTATGCATTACTTAATTGAGCATCCAGAAATCAAGCATGGCAAAATTCGCGTCGCCTTTACACCAGATGAAGAGATTGGCAGAGGGCCGCACAAATTTGATGTGGAAGCCTTTGGCGCTTCCTATGCGTATACAATTGACGGAGGACCACTCGGGGAGCTGCAATATGAAAGCTTTAACGCAGCAGGTGCGAAAGTATCAATTAAAGGAAACAATGTCCACCCTGGGACAGCAAAAGACAAAATGGTCAGCGCTGCGAAGATTGGGATGCTCTTCCACAACAAGCTACCATCTGATGAATCACCGGAATACACAGAAGGCTATGAAGGGTTTTTCCATCTCACGAAGTTTGTAGGAGAAGTCGAAGAAGCAGAGCTTCAATATATTATTCGTGATTTTGATAAAGACAAATTTAACGATCGCAAAGCACTATTTGAAAAAATAGCAAGTGACTTAAAAGCCATTTACGGAGAAAACAGCATCAATCTCAAAATTCAAGATCAATATTATAATATGAGAGAAAAAATTGAGCCGGTGAAACACATTGTGGATATTGCCCATGAAGCAATGGAAAACCGCTCAGTGACACCTGTGATCGAACCAATCCGCGGCGGTACAGATGGCTCCCAGCTTTCATATAAAGGTCTTCCAACGCCAAACATCTTTACTGGCGGGGAAAACTTCCACGGTAAATATGAATTTATTTCTGTCGAGAACATGGTGAAAGCAACAGAAGTTATCGTAGAAATCGCCCGTTTATTTGAAGAAAAAGCATAG
- a CDS encoding DUF3298 and DUF4163 domain-containing protein, giving the protein MTMKKGLTISLLIFSLIVSLFAPVGSADAKQAKKAKVSTHYYKKKKTFKYAQVKNLSKAHMKTINRDLKEDIAFSYSTYLYLKDEAKKDGFGKITYERSFKTKFNNGKKLSILNYDYMNDGGMHGDTMVSSMNYVLTKKKTKQVFLTDVVKTKKKRTKVRDYIYNYTKKHKSKFYANLKKRDIEINYNTQYYFTKKGIAVVFQPYEISPYYVGIPVIQVPAKVYK; this is encoded by the coding sequence ATGACAATGAAAAAAGGCCTAACAATCAGTCTGCTCATTTTTTCACTGATTGTTTCGTTGTTTGCGCCAGTTGGATCTGCGGATGCCAAACAAGCAAAAAAAGCGAAAGTAAGCACACATTATTATAAAAAGAAAAAAACGTTTAAATATGCACAGGTGAAAAACCTAAGTAAGGCGCATATGAAAACCATCAATCGTGATTTAAAAGAAGACATCGCATTCTCTTATTCTACTTATTTATACTTAAAGGACGAAGCGAAAAAGGATGGCTTTGGGAAGATCACGTACGAAAGATCGTTTAAAACGAAATTTAACAATGGGAAGAAACTCAGTATCTTAAACTATGATTACATGAATGATGGTGGAATGCACGGCGATACGATGGTTTCCAGCATGAACTATGTGCTAACGAAGAAAAAGACAAAGCAAGTATTCTTGACAGACGTTGTGAAAACAAAGAAAAAGCGTACGAAAGTAAGAGATTATATTTATAACTACACAAAGAAACATAAGAGCAAATTCTATGCGAACCTGAAAAAAAGAGACATTGAAATCAACTACAACACGCAGTATTACTTTACGAAAAAGGGAATTGCTGTTGTCTTCCAGCCATATGAGATTTCACCTTACTATGTAGGGATACCGGTGATTCAAGTTCCTGCGAAAGTATATAAATAA
- a CDS encoding MurR/RpiR family transcriptional regulator, with translation MFIIEENIFSHIRTTFHSLSPTQKKIANYILENPQKVVLHSISALASECNTSETTIFRFLRKIGYESYQVFRVHVAQDIATNTPQSIYGEIEASDSVADIKHKVIELTTNSIQDMKHIVEDHAVTQFIEQMKQAHKTVFFGAGASSFIAGDAYHKFLQLGFEVSLCSDPHMMNMIATHATEHDFIVAISHSGESREILDAVQFAKEKGAKIASITSYPKSELAKRSDFHLLSSSRETTYRSDSMISRINQLVIIDVLYVAAVLELGSNAIENVKRSRLAVAKNKT, from the coding sequence GTGTTTATCATAGAAGAGAATATTTTTAGTCACATTCGGACGACGTTTCATAGTTTGTCTCCGACCCAGAAAAAGATTGCCAATTACATTTTAGAAAACCCTCAGAAGGTTGTGCTTCATTCCATTAGTGCACTCGCTTCTGAATGCAATACAAGTGAAACGACGATCTTTCGGTTTCTACGGAAAATTGGTTATGAATCATACCAAGTGTTTCGTGTCCATGTCGCACAGGATATAGCAACCAATACACCCCAATCCATATACGGTGAAATCGAGGCATCCGATAGTGTAGCTGACATTAAACATAAGGTCATAGAGTTAACAACAAACTCTATTCAAGATATGAAACATATAGTAGAAGACCATGCCGTCACGCAATTTATTGAACAAATGAAACAGGCACATAAAACCGTCTTTTTTGGAGCCGGTGCGTCCAGCTTTATTGCCGGGGATGCTTATCATAAGTTCCTCCAGCTTGGTTTTGAAGTAAGTCTATGCAGTGATCCGCATATGATGAACATGATTGCAACTCACGCCACGGAACACGATTTTATCGTTGCGATCTCCCATTCAGGAGAGAGTAGAGAAATTCTCGATGCCGTGCAATTTGCTAAAGAAAAGGGAGCAAAAATTGCCTCTATCACTAGCTATCCGAAATCAGAACTCGCAAAGCGATCTGACTTTCATCTGCTCAGTTCTTCTAGGGAGACAACCTATCGATCTGACTCCATGATCTCCCGTATTAACCAGCTTGTGATCATCGATGTACTATACGTTGCCGCTGTTTTAGAACTAGGATCAAATGCCATTGAAAATGTGAAAAGATCTCGATTAGCCGTAGCTAAAAATAAAACATGA
- the garR gene encoding 2-hydroxy-3-oxopropionate reductase, producing the protein MTKKLGFIGLGIMGKPMALNLLKAGHTVTVFDLNEEAIQALQKAGAKGAVSAADAASESDIIITMLPKGEHVEAVVSGDHGILTTAKPGTIVVDMSSISPVTSRALAALTKQHQVEFIDAPVSGGEPKAIDGTLAIMAGGEEAIFEQVKDVLLAMGTEVVLVGTNGSGTTAKLANQIIVNLNIAAMSEALVLAAKSGIAIDKMYEAIRGGLAGSAVLDAKVPLILERNFEPGGRIDINLKDLTNVMETAHDIGVPLPLSSQLLEIFHALKADGKSGLDHGGIVQYYEKMAHVEVKKG; encoded by the coding sequence GTGACAAAGAAACTTGGATTCATTGGATTAGGTATTATGGGAAAGCCTATGGCACTTAATCTATTAAAAGCCGGTCATACTGTGACTGTTTTCGATCTAAATGAGGAAGCGATTCAAGCGTTACAAAAAGCCGGAGCAAAAGGTGCTGTTTCAGCAGCTGATGCCGCTTCTGAAAGCGATATCATTATCACAATGCTTCCTAAAGGAGAGCACGTAGAGGCTGTTGTTTCAGGTGATCATGGCATTTTAACTACAGCTAAACCTGGAACGATTGTCGTAGATATGAGCTCAATTTCCCCTGTTACTTCTAGAGCTTTAGCTGCTCTTACAAAACAGCATCAGGTGGAATTTATCGACGCACCTGTCAGCGGAGGAGAACCGAAGGCAATAGACGGAACACTTGCCATCATGGCTGGCGGCGAAGAAGCCATCTTTGAGCAAGTGAAGGATGTCCTGCTTGCGATGGGCACAGAGGTTGTATTAGTTGGCACAAATGGGAGCGGAACAACAGCGAAGCTCGCCAATCAAATCATCGTCAACTTAAATATTGCCGCTATGTCCGAGGCGCTCGTTCTTGCTGCTAAATCGGGCATTGCCATTGACAAAATGTATGAAGCTATTCGCGGTGGGCTGGCAGGAAGTGCCGTTCTTGATGCAAAAGTCCCTCTCATCTTAGAACGTAACTTTGAACCAGGCGGACGTATCGACATTAACTTAAAGGATTTAACCAATGTGATGGAAACGGCTCACGATATCGGCGTTCCTCTCCCTCTTTCTAGCCAGCTGCTCGAAATCTTCCACGCGCTCAAAGCCGACGGAAAATCTGGGCTTGACCATGGCGGCATCGTTCAATATTACGAAAAAATGGCTCATGTCGAAGTGAAGAAAGGATGA